One stretch of Nicotiana tabacum cultivar K326 chromosome 18, ASM71507v2, whole genome shotgun sequence DNA includes these proteins:
- the LOC107785756 gene encoding transcription initiation factor IIF subunit beta: MEEDNSNSSITVDTAKSKDAVWLLKCPLVVSKSWQAAATSADSPQLSKVIVSVDPLHSDESSALKFTMEMGGNDTGNVPKSYSLNMFQDFVPMCVFSETPQGRASMEGKVEHKFDMTPHTRNMEEYRKMCRERTNKSMIKNRQIQVIDNDRGVNMRPMPGMIGLIASSSKDKKKAAPVKGPEVKRTRRDRGELEDIMFKLFERQPNWTLKQLVQETDQPAQFLKEILNELCVYNKRGTNQGTYELKPEYKKSVEDTGAE; encoded by the exons ATGGAGGAAGATAACAGCAACAGTAGTATAACAGTGGATACAGCAAAGTCGAAGGATGCAGTGTGGTTACTCAAGTGTCCTTTAGTTGTTTCCAAATCATGGCAAGCCGCCGCCACCTCCGCCGATTCACCGCAACTTTCGAAAGTCATTGTCTCTGTTGATCCTCTTCATTCCGATGAATCTTCTGCTCTTAAA TTCACTATGGAGATGGGTGGGAATGACACTGGGAATGTGCCGAAAAGTTACTCCTTGAATATGTTCCAAGACTTTGTCCCAATGTGTGTCTTCTCGGAGACCCCTCAAG GAAGAGCTTCCATGGAAGGAAAGGTCGAACATAAGTTTGATATGACACCTCATACTCGTAACATGGAGGAGTACAGGAAAATGTGTCGTGAAAGGACAAATAAGTCAATGATCAAGAACAGACAAATACAG GTCATTGATAATGATCGTGGAGTCAATATGAGGCCCATGCCTGGGATGATCGGCTTGATTGCGTCCAGTTCTAAG GACAAGAAGAAGGCGGCTCCTGTTAAGGGGCCAGAAGTCAAGAGAACTAGAAGGGACCGCGGCGAACTGGAAGATATCATGTTTAAGCTTTTTGAGAGACAACCCAATTGGACTTTGAAGCAGTTAGTGCAAGAAACAGATCAACCTGCG CAATTTTTGAAAGAGATATTGAATGAGCTTTGCGTGTACAATAAAAGAGGAACAAACCAAGGAACATACGAGTTGAAGCCGGAGTATAAGAAATCTGTAGAGGATACAGGTGCTGAATGA